A region from the Onthophagus taurus isolate NC chromosome 8, IU_Otau_3.0, whole genome shotgun sequence genome encodes:
- the LOC111421648 gene encoding uncharacterized protein, with the protein MFSCEKCQQVFSLKCNLNRHMRNKHCVGLQLICSICQKKFRRQDAFVQHRRSIHGIEPQRKDPLPNLIQNSTHRDFDESAASTSASKSKIKLTNKLCDVCGKFFSSHATLAAHLRSEHITSIEKDVEQVSTCYKNRVACYKIGGVEADDDIPSYLTRSRETVRRLINNYISDIRGSVKAQIELLAVFIKSSFNENGEEGVIASMKNFNTKFKVITSITFEEIYDKMIRDIIKQSEDFQEQGSGWAFFSVSHLLLNVNKFQPIPGSSYIRLPSEIINKKACINIKNNDNACFAWCLTAALHPAQISKVRTSSYPHYSQVLNLEGITFPVHLKDISKIETLNNLSINVYELVFDSINYTYNVEGPIHFTKNRRDTHVNLLYLFNNGIGHFVLIKNLSRLISKHIANHNGSIRLCDGCLTRFSSAEKLSRHQQYDCNHITTILPSKNLKSIPNFMGNLMPENILEFNNFKNTQMVPFVIYADFESILKPIEHCEPDFSKSFTEKVDIHQPYSFAYYIVSTVDGTCCKFETYTGLDCPKVFILKLMEDVRYIYHKYIKYVKPMTPLTVEEQVAFEATNICHICKTPFGEDVVKVHDHCHITGKYRGPVHVVCNLNFKIPKFIPVFLHNFSCYDAHLFVKEMADIEDVNGIDVLPNNKEKYISFSKSVLVDQIQNQSRFENRFMKLRFLDSFRFMASSLDSLSSNLVEEDFVHVRKFFPCNKQFQLLKRKGIFPYGYIDSLEKLSETSLPQKSGFFNKLSFENITDKDYLHAQTVWQTFQCQNLKDYSDLYLKTDVLLLADVFEKFRRVCFETYGLDPAHYYTTPGLTWDAMLKFTKIKLELLTDVDQVHFIKKGIRGGISQCSLRHAKANNKYMDNYDSNSPSKFLMYWDANNLYGWAMSQPMPYGDFKWLDDTEIQNLNFNHVSDEADYGYILDVDIEYPHYLHDIHNDLPFLAENICPPNSSNSESEKRLIPNLFNKKNYIVHYRNLKHAIAHGLKVLKVNRVLSFKQSAWLKPYIDMNTKLRQSAKNDFERDFFKLMNNSVFGKTMENVDKRVDVRLITSWDDICGKGRSKPGARSLIAKLNFKNIKIFTETFSAIQMERLRVVYNKPIYVGFTVLEISKLLMYEFYYNFLKPKYNEAIRLCYMDTDSFTVHINTDDLYEDIKLNLDKFDTSNYHLDNQFKIPLKNKAVLGLMKDENCGRIMTDFIGLRSKMYANRVIDGRVTKKAKGVKKAVVKHKIKFENYFDCLTLKNTMFAKQILFRSCNHTVYTVLQNKLVLSPYDAKRFIKDDGIDTLAWGHNRIVSSSSSEGTLPTLKP; encoded by the coding sequence atgttttcttgtgAAAAATGTCAACAagtgttttcattaaaatgcAATTTGAATCGACATATGCGTAATAAGCATTGTGTCGGACTGCAACTCATATGCtcaatatgtcaaaaaaaattcagGCGACAAGATGCCTTTGTTCAACATCGGAGAAGTATCCATGGTATTGAACCTCAACGAAAAGATCCACtaccaaatttaatacaaaattcaaCACATCGAGATTTCGATGAATCAGCAGCAAGTACGTCAGCTTCGAAAAGtaagattaaattaacaaataaactaTGTGACGTATGTGGAAAGTTTTTCTCATCTCACGCAACCCTTGCGGCACATCTTCGATCAGAACACATAACATCTATCGAAAAGGATGTTGAGCAAGTATCAACGTGTTACAAAAATCGTGTTGCCTGCTATAAAATTGGGGGAGTTGAAGCCGACGATGATATTCCATCATACCTCACAAGATCCCGAGAAACGGTTCGTAGacttataaacaattatattaGTGATATTAGAGGATCAGTTAAAGCTCAAATTGAACTATTGgctgtttttataaaatccagCTTTAATGAAAACGGTGAAGAGGGAGTGATAGCCTCCATGAAGAAtttcaatacaaaatttaaagtaattacGTCTATAACCTTCGAGGAAATTTACGATAAGATGATTAGAGATATTATAAAACAGAGTGAGGATTTCCAGGAGCAAGGGTCTGGATGGGCTTTCTTCTCCGTATCACACCTTTTGCTTAACGTTAACAAATTCCAACCAATACCTGGATCATCATATATTCGTTTACCTtcggaaattattaataaaaaagccTGTATCAATATAAAGAATAATGATAACGCTTGTTTTGCATGGTGTTTGACGGCGGCTCTTCATCCCGCTCAAATAAGTAAGGTTCGTACTTCAAGCTATCCTCATTACTCTCAAGTGCTAAATTTAGAAGGTATAACGTTTCCCGTTCATTTAAAAGATATATCcaaaatagaaactttaaataatttaagtattaaCGTTTACGAATTAGTTTTTGATTCCATTAATTATACCTACAATGTGGAAGGACCCattcattttactaaaaatagaCGAGATACACATgtgaatttattatatttatttaataatggaATAGggcattttgttttaatcaaaaatttatcacgACTTATTTCTAAGCATATAGCAAATCATAACGGCTCAATACGTCTTTGCGACGGGTGTTTAACTCGGTTTTCATCTGCCGAGAAATTATCTAGACATCAACAATACGATTGCAACCATATAACGACCATTTTACCATcgaagaatttaaaatcaataccCAATTTTATGGGAAATTTAATGCcggaaaatattttggaatttaataattttaaaaatactcaaaTGGTTCCATTTGTTATTTACGctgattttgaatcaattttaaaaccaatCGAGCATTGTGAACCCGATTTCTCCAAGTCTTTTACAGAAAAAGTTGACATACATCAACCATACAGTTTTGCATACTATATCGTTTCTACTGTAGATGGTACTTGTTGTAAATTTGAAACCTATACCGGCCTCGACTGTCCCaaagttttcattttaaaattaatggaagATGTTAGATAtatttatcacaaatatataaaatatgtaaaaccCATGACCCCCTTAACTGTTGAAGAACAAGTTGCATTTGAAGCAACAAACATTTGTCACATCTGTAAAACACCTTTTGGAGAAGATGTAGTTAAGGTGCATGATCATTGTCATATAACTGGTAAATATAGGGGCCCAGTTCATGTTGTATGTAatcttaactttaaaattcccAAATTTATCCCTGTATTCCTACATAATTTCAGCTGTTATGATGcacatttatttgttaaagAGATGGCTGACATTGAGGATGTCAATGGTATTGATGTTTTacctaataataaagaaaaatatataagtttCAGTAAAAGCGTGCTAGTTGATCAGATACAGAATCAATCCCGTTTTGAAAATCGGTTCATGAAATTACGTTTTTTGGATTCATTTCGATTTATGGCATCCTCACTCGATTCATTGTCGAGTAATCTTGTAGAGGAGGATTTCGTTCATGTACGAAAATTTTTCCCATGTAATAAgcaatttcaattattaaagagAAAGGGTATATTTCCCTATGGCTATATAGATTCACTTGAAAAATTAAGTGAAACATCATTACCACAAAAATCCGggttttttaacaaattaagttttgaaaatataactGATAAAGATTATTTACACGCTCAAACAGTTTGGCAAACATTTcagtgtcaaaatttaaaagattactCTGACCTATACCTCAAGACCGATGTTCTTTTGTTAGcagatgtttttgaaaaatttagacGCGTTTGTTTTGAAACTTATGGATTGGACCCAGCACATTATTACACCACACCAGGACTCACTTGGGAtgcaatgttaaaatttacaaaaattaaacttgaATTATTGACTGATGTAGATCAAGtccatttcattaaaaaaggcATTCGTGGGGGTATTTCGCAGTGCTCATTACGTCATGCTAaagctaataataaatatatggaTAATTATGACTCCAATTCTCCTTCGAAATTTCTAATGTATTGGGACGCTAACAATTTGTATGGTTGGGCAATGTCACAACCGATGCCCTATGGAGACTTTAAATGGTTAGATGATactgaaattcaaaatttaaattttaatcatgtATCCGATGAAGCTGATTATGGTTACATTTTGGATGTTGATATTGAATATCCTCATTATTTACACGATATACACAATGATCTACCTTTTCTCGCAGAAAACATATGTCCTCCCAACAGCAGTAACAGTGAGAGCGAGAAAAGattaattccaaatttatttaacaagaaaaattatattgttcattatagaaatttaaagcaCGCTATAGCTCACGGTCTCAAAGTTTTGAAAGTAAATAGAGTTTTATCCTTTAAACAATCTGCGTGGTTGAAACCTTATATTGATATGAACACAAAATTACGTCAATCcgctaaaaatgattttgaaagagacttttttaaactaatgAATAATTCGGTATTTGGAAAGACGATGGAAAACGTGGATAAAAGAGTTGATGTTCGGTTAATTACAAGTTGGGATGACATTTGCGGAAAAGGTAGGTCAAAACCCGGAGCTCGCAGTCTAAtcgctaaattaaattttaaaaatattaagatttttacTGAAACATTTTCGGCAATTCAAATGGAGCGACTTCGTGTTGTTTACAACAAACCTATATACGTTGGTTTTACAGttttagaaatttcaaaattgttaatgtatgaattctattataattttttaaaacctaaaTATAATGAAGCAATTCGATTGTGTTATATGGATACGGACAGCTTCACTGTACATATTAACACCGATGACCTATATgaagatattaaattaaatttagataaatttgacaCCTCGAATTACCATCTGGATAATCAATTTAAGATCCCGCTTAAAAATAAAGCCGTATTAGGTCTTATGAAAGATGAGAATTGCGGTAGAATTATGACGGACTTTATAGGGTTACGATCGAAAATGTATGCAAATCGTGTTATTGATGGTCGTGTTACAAAAAAAGCTAAAGGTGTAAAAAAAGCTGTtgtgaaacataaaattaaatttgaaaattatttcgattgtttaactttgaaaaacaCTATGTttgcaaaacaaattttatttagaagttGTAATCACACCGTATACACggtattacaaaataaattggtccTTTCACCGTACGATGCCAAGAGATTTATTAAAGATGATGGTATAGATACGTTAGCTTGGGGTCATAACCGTATTGttagtagtagtagtagtgAGGGTACATTACCAACTCTTAAACCTTAA
- the LOC139431355 gene encoding uncharacterized protein translates to MCAMCWKDRFGFFVINKEDDMNDVIRTGGELHLPGYQFCGPGTNLMKRLARGDPGINKLDRACKRHDLAYTQYTDLHNRHKADKVLAEEAWKRVLAKDSSFGEKANAWFVTNAMKVKRKLGFVPINSKVNTNFSHEAFIHCKEKIDSKQLTRKLIKTRENVKKKLDKLKAMKHRSEHLLQEQYKVVTTPLQKIISSIKHPIKVKKEEEEDEELKSDEVKEEEEFKTVTPAKRRKRVSKAVQASRLSELNQQQQQQQQAPQSPTISILSDDDVFATYPSPPQPQPSQPSQTAAAAVDVSSLPETMNIPEESFVLYLEQFAPLTRSYIEGYVRDDNNEFDSSNKGVRVDILTDKYSIGDSEISFSSKTNDITIANKTYKGTKGLYELIFKREPENFTSDDQKNYVEILKTTAALNKNQDKSKQIIGDKSDKYRQIIAPVLNATESIVRRSRVKSVPVRLRTGEGLMQQQYNNQRSNFIYWDDPNELVDRLKLLIASQLAGNTSHGNEINSIIEELREARIIV, encoded by the exons atgtgtgCAATGTGTTGGAAAGATAGATTCggattttttgtaatcaataAGGAGGACGATATGAATGATG TGATACGAACAGGTGGAGAGCTGCATTTGCCCGGCTATCAGTTTTGTGGACCTGGGACAAATCTCATGAAACGATTAGCACGTGGAGATCCTGGTATTAATAAGCTTGATAGAGCATGTAAACGTCATGATTTAGCATATACACAATACACAGATTTACACAATCGACATAAAGCAGATAAAGTATTAGCCGAAGAAGCATGGAAAAGAGTATTAGCGAAAGATTCATCTTTTGGTGAAAAAGCTAACGCATGGTTTGTTACTAACGCAATGAAAGTAAAACGAAAATTGGGTTTCG TTCCAATAAACTCTaaagtaaatacaaattttagtCATGAAGCATTCATTCATTGTAAAGAAAAGATAGACTCAAAACAATTAACACGAAAGCTTATTAAAACTagagaaaatgtgaaaaagaaattagataaattaaaagcaaTGAAACATAGATCTGAACATTTACTTCAAGAACAATATAAAGTAGTAACAACacctttacaaaaaataatttcctcAATTAAACATCCTATTAAAGTTAAgaaggaggaggaggaggatgaAGAGCTTAAATCCGATGaagttaaagaagaagaagaatttaaaacagtAACACctgcaaaaagaagaaaaagagtaTCAAAAGCAGTACAAGCATCACGTCTATCAGAACTTaaccaacaacaacaacaacaacaacaagcgCCTCAATCACCaacaatatcaatattaaGCGATGATGATGTTTTTGCAACATACCCATCACCACCACAACCACAACCATCGCAACCATCACAAACTGCAGCAGCAGCAGTAGATGTATCTTCATTACCAGAAACTATGAATATTCCTGAAGAATCATTTGTATTGTACTTGGAACAATTTGCACCTCTAACAAGATCTTACATTGAGGGCTATGTAAGAGATGATAACAATGAATTTGATTCTAGCAACAAGGGGGTTCGTGTTGACATTTTAACAGATAAGTATTCCATTGGAGATAGTGAAATATCCTTTAGTAGTAAAACTAATGATATAACCAttgcaaataaaacttataaggGTACGAAAGGTCTGTATGAGTTAATCTTCAAGAGGGAACCAGAAAATTTTACTAGTGACGATCAAAAGAATTACGTTGAAATACTTAAAACAACAGCagcattaaacaaaaatcaagATAAAAGCAAACAAATTATAGGTGATAAGTCGGACAAGTATCGTCAAATAATTGCACCTGTTTTAAATGCAACGGAATCAATTGTACGACGTAGTAGAGTGAAAAGCGTTCCTGTTCGTCTGAGAACTGGAGAAGGTCTCATGCAGCAGCAGTACAATAATCAACGgtcaaatttcatttattgGGATGATCCTAATGAATTAGTAGAtagattaaaacttttaatagccTCTCAGCTTGCCGGTAACACATCACAtggtaatgaaattaatagtaTTATAGAAGAGTTACGTGAAGCTCGTATAATTGTATAA
- the LOC139431356 gene encoding uncharacterized protein, whose translation MSILSVSDKLEFDNSLVRLQYHNHLPYSSNSFNNSDEIRIAIQQQDIYTLPSQSFIYVQGKLLKGDGTVDKDAKLTVNPVAHMFSEIRFECGGNVIDRVRNPGIASTLKNLCSLTRSEYYHSSNAGFEYLNIKINETTGDFDFCVPLKYFLGFAEDYNKILINLRQELVLVRNNSDNNVIECPTPNMKIIINKIVWKVPHVSVADVERLKLLEHIEQGIELYMGFRSFDLHEYPSLPKSKQHSWTIKTSTQLEKPRYLILGFQTNRKDDAKVSASLFDYCNLTDMKVFLNSEKYPYEPLHLNFKTGQIAVLYEMYCNFAKSYYDRELAEPMFNRDTFLANTPIIVIDCSRQNDILNVGTVDIRIEFETSEDIPNNTTLYCLILHDRVFKYVPLTGMINQI comes from the coding sequence atgagcATCTTAAGCGTTTCGGACAAGCTTGAATTTGATAATTCACTTGTGAGGCTTCAGTATCATAATCATTTACCTTACTCATCAAATTCGTTTAACAATAGTGATGAAATACGTATTGCAATCCAACAACAGGACATTTACACATTACCAAGCCAATCGTTTATTTACGTACAAGGGAAACTATTGAAAGGTGATGGAACCGTTGATAAAGATGCAAAATTAACAGTAAATCCAGTCGCTCATATGTTTAGTGAAATACGATTTGAATGTGGAGGTAATGTAATTGATAGAGTTAGAAATCCAGGAATAGCTAgcacattaaaaaatctttgttcGTTAACAAGGTCTGAATACTATCATTCTTCTAACGCTggttttgaatatttaaacattaagaTAAATGAAACTACAggtgattttgatttttgtgttCCCTTGAAATACTTTCTTGGTTTTGCTGAAGACTATAATAAAATCCTGATAAATCTACGTCAAGAATTGGTGTTAGTACGCAATAATTCAGATAATAATGTCATTGAATGTCCTACACCTAATAtgaagattattattaataaaattgtgtgGAAGGTACCACACGTGTCGGTGGCTGATGTAGAACGATTGAAACTTTTAGAGCATATAGAACAAGGAATTGAATTATATATGGGATTTCGTTCATTTGATTTACATGAGTATCCATCATTACCAAAAAGTAAACAGCACTCATGGACAATTAAAACATCTACACAATTGGAAAAACCTCGTTACTTAATATTAGGATTTCAAACCAATAGAAAAGATGATGCAAAAGTTTCAGCATCTCTATTtgattattgtaatttaacaGATATGAAAGTGTTCTTAAATAGTGAAAAATATCCTTATGAAccattacatttaaattttaaaactggtCAAATTGCAGTTTTATATGAAATGTATTGTAACTTTGCAAAGTCCTATTACGATCGAGAGCTTGCAGAACCAATGTTTAACAGAGACACATTTTTAGCAAATACACCGATTATTGTTATTGATTGTTCACgacaaaatgatattttaaatgttggaACCGTTGATATTCGCATTGAATTTGAAACGAGCGAAGATATACCTAATAATACTACCCTTTACTGTTTAATCTTGCATGATCGTGTTTTCAAATATGTTCCTCTAACTGGTATGATTAATCAAATATAG